In Pseudoliparis swirei isolate HS2019 ecotype Mariana Trench chromosome 9, NWPU_hadal_v1, whole genome shotgun sequence, a genomic segment contains:
- the LOC130199390 gene encoding thyrotropin subunit beta-like, producing the protein MPLLVWKCMLLCALMRAAACACVLNNHTLWIERRDCAQCVAINTICNGYCYTQDTDLRVHFGRRFVIQRSCVPLSLVYRTAHVPGCPQDVNSQLYYPTAHRCSCEGCDARTHHCVRTSRASNDRCTVTLGGVKSQTQPSVGT; encoded by the exons ATGCCTTTGTTAGTGTGGAAATGCATGTTGCTGTGTGCGTTGATGCGTGCGGCGGCATGCGCCTGCGTGCTGAACAATCACACCTTATGGATTGAGAGGCGCGACTGTGCCCAGTGTGTGGCCATCAACACCATCTGCAACGGCTACTGTTACACACAG GACACCGACTTGCGGGTACATTTCGGGAGACGTTTTGTGATCCAGCGCAGCTGTGTGCCTCTCTCCCTGGTGTACCGCACCGCCCACGTGCCGGGCTGCCCTCAGGATGTCAACTCGCAGCTGTATTATCCCACTGCCCATCGGTGCAGCTGCGAGGGCTGCGACGCGCGCACACACCACTGTGTGCGCACCAGCCGTGCCTCCAATGACCGGTGCACTGTGACCCTCGGCGGCGTGAAGAGCCAGACCCAGCCCTCTGTGGGAACATGA
- the LOC130199371 gene encoding mitochondrial glutamate carrier 1-like: MAQQQQISLPAKLINGGIAGIVGVTCVFPIDLAKTRLQNQCSGQQLYKNMMDCLIKTVKSEGYFGMYRGAAVNLTLVTPEKAIKLAANDFFRHRLSKDGGRLTLFKEMLAGCCAGMCQVIITTPMEMLKIQLQDAGRLAAQQRMAPSVVTTLKMGGTSAVLSRSYNSSPAPQVTRVSATQITRELLRTKGVTGLYRGLGATLMRDIPFSVLYFPLFAHLHQLGQRSSEDPSVPFYWSFMSGCLAASIAAVAVSPCDVVKTRLQSLNKGANEETYNGVADCVRKILRKEGPGAFLKGAGCRALVIAPLFGIVQVVYFVGVGDFLLGYTPYNIYSA, from the exons ATGGCTCAGCAACAGCAGATTAG CCTCCCTGCCAAACTGATAAATGGAGGGATTGCAGGCATAGTCGGAGTCACCTGTGTGTTTCCAATCGACCTGGCCAAGACCCGCCTACAGAACCAGTGCAGCGGGCAGCAACTCTACAAGAACAT GATGGATTGCCTAATAAAGACAGTAAAATCAGAAGGCTACTTTGGCATGTACAGAG GCGCAGCAGTAAATCTCACCCTGGTAACTCCCGAGAAGGCCATCAAACTGGCTGCTAATGACTTCTTCCGCCATCGGTTGAGCAAAGATGG CGGCAGGTTGACATTATTTAAGGAGATGTTGGCAGGATGCTGTGCAGGAATGTGCCAGGTCATTATCACCACACCTATGGAGATGCTCAAGATCCAGTTGCAGGATGCTGGCAGGCTAG cggcccagcagaggatggcGCCTAGTGTAGTAACGACTCTGAAGATGGGGGGGACCAGCGCTGTTCTGAGCCGTTCCTACAACTCCAGCCCTGCGCCTCAAGTCACGCGAGTGTCCGCCACACAAAtcaccagagagctgctgcgcaCCAAAGGAGTGACGGGACTGTACAGGGGACTCGGCGCCACATTGATGAG GGACATCCCGTTCTCTGTTCTGTATTTCCCTCTTTTTGCACATCTGCACCAGCTGGGCCAGCGTTCATCTGAAGACCCATCAGTGCCCTTTTATTGGTCCTTCATGTCTGGCTGCCTGGCTGCATCCATTGCTGCTGTGGCTGTCAGCCCTTGTGACG TGGTGAAGACGAGGCTACAATCACTCAATAAAGGAGCTAACGAGGAAACCTACAATGGAGTGGCGGACTGCGTCAG GAAGATCCTGAGAAAGGAGGGTCCTGGCGCATTCCTTAAGGGTGCCGGTTGCCGGGCCCTAGTTATTGCCCCACTCTTTGGCATCGTACAGGTTGTGTACTTTGTAGGGGTTGGAGACTTCCTGCTTGGGTACACACCCTACAATATCTACTCTGCATAA